Sequence from the Bacillus sp. es.036 genome:
GACGGACAACTTTCTTGCCTAGTTGCTCTAATTGACTACGTACATCTTCAGAGACTACAGAAGACCCACCAATTAAATAGACTGTTTTTATGCTTGAAGGAAGCTTAGGTGCCTTTGAAACAGTCGATAAATAAATAGGATAATGTTTAATAGCTGCTACGCTTGATGCTGAAAGAGAGTCAGCTACTTGCATGCCATTAACGATAATAGCTGTCGAAGTTTGATCAAGCCCAGCAGCTTGATTGATTGCGTTGGCCGTTTCAAAACGATCTGACCCTTTCAATCGCGACACGGTGTATTTTTGTTTTAATTGATTCTCAACATCTTGACTGATTGCTCCCGTACCACCTAGAATATAAATTTTTCTGGCTCCAAGTCGTTCAAGCTCATTTGCAACGTTAGAATCAAGTTTTGTTGATCCAGTTAATAGGATAGGAGCTTGTTTAACACCGGCTAAACCAGAACTTGCTAGTGCATCGAAAGGCATATCAGCACGAGTTAGGATAACGGCTTTTTCAGTCGTTGTTAGCTTTCCTGGTGAAACTTTCTTAGAAATTTCAATAGCTGTTTCAATTCGATTTGCTCCACTAATACGTTCAACATCATTACTAGCTGATGTTTTTTCTGGAAAACTTATTCCTGTAAAAAGTAAAATAACGGCCATAATCAACGTAAAAAGCTTTTTCCGCACGATGTGTATTCCCCCATATTTTGTTTGTCTGTTTTTCTTATGTACTTAGTGGCCTCCCTTCAACAGCCTCCCTTCAAAATTAGTATCAAATGGAAAGTATTTCTTAACTATTTTTAATATCGGCCTCGAATACGAGAGATTATAGGGTCCTTTTGTACTAAAAACAGATAAAAATCGACGGGATTTGATAAAAATTCTCTTACAAATTCGAATTGTTGGAATTTAACAGCATCCCTATAAATATTGACATTATTTTGAGTTTTCTTTAAACTAATGACAACGAAAGACGAAGGGAATGGTTAAGGAGCGATGGAAAACTAATCTTATTTTTTCAGATCAACTTTCAATAAATGAAATTGAGATTCTGGAGAATAGGATTAGTCTGTCTTTTTAACCTTCCATGCTTGCTGAAATGTGCTTCTTTAAGATGCGTTCTTTTAGCGTGCGTAGGTATATGGATTGACAGACCTCTCCAGAAAATGGGGAGGTTTTTTACTCCCCAAAAAAATGAAATGGAGAATGGGGAGATTCGATGAACGTTATGTCGATCAAAGGATTGAAGAAAACTTTTAATGAAAATCGGCTATTTCAGCATGTAAATATCGATATCCATCAAGGCGAGCGGATTGGTATTGTTGGGCCTAACGGTGCTGGCAAAACAACTCTGGCAAGGATGATCGTAAAAGAGATTGATCCAGATGAAGGGACAATTTCATGTAAAGGAAAAATTGGTTACTTAAAGCAATCGATTGATCAGGAGGGGATGATTGAGAACCATAGAGTGGATGGGGATTCTTTCGATTTCAAAAGAGAAAAGGAATTAGGGATTCGTTCACTTAATGTAGAGGCGGAAAATTTAAGCGGTGGCGAAAAGTTAAAACTTGCGCTCACAAAAGTTTGGTCTACGAATCCGGATTTATTGATTCTCGATGAACCGACAAATCATTTAGATGAAAAAGGTGTTAATTGGTTGATTCGAGAGCTTCATTCTTTTCAAGGAGCGGTTCTTGTTATTTCTCACGATCGTTATTTTCTCGACCAAACCATTAATCGAATCCTTGAAGTTGAAGCGGGTAAGATAAATGAATATCAAGGAAACTATTCCGCGTATCGAATTGAAAAGCAAAATAGATATGAAGAACAGCTTCATCACTATTCCGTACAACAAAAAGAAGTAAAGCGAATAGAAGAGCAGCTCGCTGGATTAACGAACTGGTCAGACAAAGCACATCGGGGATCAACCAAACAAGATGGGTATAAGGAATATTACCGGATGAAGGCGAAGAAAATGGATCGCCAGGTAAAGTCAAAGCAAAAACGACTTGAGAAGGAGCTACAGAAAAATAAATTAGAACAACCTGATCAGGAGAAAGCGATTCGATTTCAATTTCAGGAAAACAATTCCCGTGGGAAACGATTGTTAGAAGCGATGAATGCGGGCAAATGCTATGAGGAACGATGGTTATTTCGAAGAAGTTCTTTCTATATGAAGTATGGGGAACGAATTGGGATTGTTGGGGAAAATGGATGTGGGAAAACAACATTGCTACGTACGTTGCTTGGATTGGAACACCCGAGCGAAGGAGAAGTGTGGAAAAGTCCATCACTTAAGATTGGCTATCTTTCGCAAGATGTCCATGATCTTCCGGAAGACAAGACTCCTCTTGACGTTTTAAATGTAGTAACCAAGGAAGAAATCTTTCAGACAAAATCGATTTTGGCTTCGATGGGAATGGAAAGAGTGAACGCCACAATTAACCAACTTAGTCTTGGAGAACGGACAAAACTTAAGCTAACGCGTATGCTGATGAACAAATATGATCTATTAATCCTTGATGAGCCGACAAATCATTTGGATTTGCCTTCACGAGAACAGTTGGAGTCTACCCTTCAATCCTTTACAGGCAGTTTACTTATTGTGTCACATGATGTGTATTTTTTGGAAAAGATGTGTGATCGGTTGTTCGTGTTTGAAGATCAAAGAGTGAAAAGGGTTGAAATGAACTTATCTGACTTTCGGAGTCGAACGAAAGAAAAAAGCTCTTTTGTTTCTTCAAAAAAAGATGAAGAACAAAAGATGCTTTTAGATAACGAAATTTCTGCGCTAATAAGTGAGATTAGTTTACTACTTCCTGGTGATGAGAAATTAGCTGAGCTCGATAGTAGACTTAAGATGTTAGTTGAGAAAAAGAGATTACTTTAGACGTCTTCTACTGCAAAGAAGCGTTCAACTGAATACAAATCTGCTTTTGGATGATTACGAAGTAAGACATAGCCTTCACGCTGTGCTTCTTCAAAATTATCGTACTCATCTTCTGAATGAAAGATTGCTCTCCGTCTTTCGTTATAGAGGGTAATGGAGTAGTATTCTTTAATTTCCATTTATCTCTCTCCTTTTTCCTTTGTTTCTACTAGTTCTATGCAAATCTCTTATTGTTTATACTAGACTTATAGAAAAAATGCGTTTTATTCTCTTTGGTTATACTAAGGAGAGATAGGAGCTGATGACAATTCAAATTGGCACACTAAGTGAAATCATGCGTCACCCTGTGAAATCAATGACAGGTGAAGCCGTTACAGAGACCATGGTCATGAACTACGGACTTTATGGTGATCGAAGTCATGTCATTTTAGATGAGAAGCAATCGTTTTTAACAATTACACAGTTTCCATCACTAGTGCGCTATCAAGCATCGTTCAGTGCACATGAATCACTAGACGGTTATCCTGAACCTGTTATTGTGACACCAGAGGGTGAAACATTTAAATGGTCGGACTCAACCTGGCTAACAGAACTAGAAGCAAAAACGTCGAAACAGCTAACAAAAAAGGTTTACCATCCTAAACACGTTCCGATCGGACCGATTGAGGAAGAACATCTACTGATTCTAACTGACGCTTCTCTTCAGGCATTAGAGGAGTCATGGGGAAAACAAACGGATCAACGGCGATTTCGACCAAACTTGAAACTTAACTTATTTGAGAAAACGCCATTTGTCGAACAAGCGTGGGAAGGGAAATATTTGAGAATTGGGGAAGAGGTACTCATTCAATTCGTAAAGCCCTGTGAACGGTGTATGATTATCACAGTTGACCCTAAAACAGGAGAAAAACAGCCTGAATTATTGAAGAAAATTGCGCAAGAACACGAGAATTTTTTTGGAATGTATGCTCGAGTCATTCAAGCTGGAAATATTAGCACGAATGACAAATTGTTGCTCCTAGATAAAACAGAAAAGAGATAAGGAAAATATTCCCGAAAACAGTTTTTGGTTTTTACGTTAGAGATAATGCTGAGCAGGGTACAATCAAGGATGGAGCCCCGTCTTTGGATGGGATGCTTCGATTTCCACACAGGAGGGGTCCCATCCACGGGGTGGGGTCCCATTTTTTGTGTTTTGATTTTATACTTATCAAAAAGCGGTCGTCCTTTGTGAATGATCTAGAGGCATGGGCTGTCTGAAAATTCTGTGGTAAACTATGGAATGGTACATAATGCATCTTAAGGGGGAAGCTGATGAGTACGTTTTACGTTGAAAAGTATGATTTCACAAATCCATCTAAACTTGACGAGGAGTTTAAATCTCTTCTCGATCAGCCACTTCATTCTGCTGATGAATTAGAAAAATGGGTCTTGCGTTTATCTGAATTAATGGATGGCATAGCAGAAGGGCTTGCTGGGCATTATATTGATTTCCAGTGCCATAGTAACAGTGAAGAAGCAAAAAAAGCGATTGAGCACGATCAAGAATACATTGAACCGATGGTAAAGCGATATGAAGGTGAATTTGATAAGAAGTTTCAGAGCTCGCCCCACAGACTGGAGCTAAACCAGAACTATTACAAGCAATTTCTGCTTCGAAAAGAAAATGCGATGGCGCTTTTCAATGAAGAAAATATTGATTTAGAAGTTGAAGAAGATCGAATCGTCAATCGTTATTTTGAACATACAGGTTCTCTTTCGTTTAACTGGAACGGTGAAGAGAAAACGCTGAGCGAAATGTTTCTTATGATGCAAGACGCAGATCGCTCCATTCGAAAAAGCGCAATGGAAGAAATCTTTCAAACGTTATTAACGAAAAAGGAAGATTTACAAGGAATTATGGATGAGCTAATTCAGCTTCGCCAGAAAAAAGCAGAAAATGTAAATCTCGATAATTACCGAGATTATATGTTTAAGAAATACGAGCGTTTTGATTATACACCAGAAGATTGTAAGGCTCTTGCAGAAGCTGTACGAAAGCATGTTGTGCCTTTAAAGGAAAAGTTGCAGAAAAAGCACCAGCAAGAGCTTAGTATTGAGACATATAAACCGTGGGATACGAGAGCTGTTCCAAAAGATAAGCTGCCGCTTCGTCCTTTTAATAAAATCGACGAGCTCATTAAAGGAACATCTACTATTTTTGATCAGCTATCTCCACGCTTCTCTTATCTTTTAAACGAGATGAATGAGAAGGGAGCTCTTGATCTTGAAAGCCGTAAAGGAAAGGCTCAAGGCGGTTTTTGTGAGTATTTACCAGTGTCGGAGCTTTCGTTTATTTTTATGAACAGTACAAAATCACAGGATGACTTCATAACGCTTCTTCATGAGATGGGTCACTGCATTCATAATGATTTTAAACGAAATCAAATGCTATCCGCTTATCAAGATACGCCGATGGAGTCTGCAGAACTTGCAAGTATGACGATGGAACTTCTTACAATGGACTATTGGAATCTTATGTATACGGATGAAAAAGAACTGCTTCGAGCTAAAAAAGACCAGCTGGAAGGCTTGATTCTCTTTCTACCAAATGGAATCGTGGTGGATCAGTTCCAACATTGGATGTATGAGAATCCGAATCATACGAGCAAAGAACGAAGTGAAAAATACATGGAGCTCTCACGCACGTATGATTCTTCCTATGTCGATTGGACAGGGCAAGAAGAATGGATTCAAAATAATTGGCAGTTAATCCTTCATATCTTTGAAGTGCCTTTCTATTATATTGAATATGTGATCGCACAACTTGGCGCCATTCAAATGTATCGTCAGTATCGTGAAAATCCTGAGCAGACACTTGAGAATTATAACCGTGCCCTATCACTTGGAAGCTCTGTTTCATTAACTGAAGTATATGCAGCAGCTGGCATCCACTTTGACTTCTCTGAAACAATGATCAAAGGGTTAATGGACTTTATTTCGATTGAGCTCGATTCATTAACTGAATAAAACAGGAAAGCCTCTCTCTTAAATTAATAGGAGAGAGGCTTTTTGATAGTTATACTAGGTTGAAATGACGCTTTCTAACTAATTGTCATTAATTGTCCATACCTTACAGCTAGGGCACTGAATAATTTCAAATCGATCTTTTTTAAGTTCATCCATCCACTCTTCCCATGAGTCATGCTCTGGTGAAATTTCTAGCGTTTTAACGGTCTGCAACTCATCTCCATCGCTATTTGTACAGGTACATTCTACAATTGCGAGGTTTGAATCTTGATAGTCATGTTCTTTTGTATTTTCAACGGACCAGTTAATTAATCTCTGGTCGGTTGGCTGGCGTTCTTTATAATGGGTACGGGTTAACATTAAATCACTCCTCCTTGTGTAAGGTCAGGTTCTTTACCTCATTAGCGAAATAGCCTATGATGGAAGTAACATTTTTCACTATTCTGCATGTTCGAAATTGACATGGAGCATCCTTTTCCTAGTCCGTTAAAATTGATATCCACTTAAGGAGGGATACACTTGTCAGAAAAAGAGCTTTACAATGCAGTTGTTCTCTTAGAGAATCTGTATTTTAGTAACACTTTTCAAAAGGTACTTGAGCAACACAACATTGTTCAAGAAGATCGTACTAGACTGACAGATTATACGTACAAGAGCACGTTTCGAAAAGATGAATTGACCCTTACAGCTTACTATTTTGCTAATCATGAAGTCATGTTTGTTCAGGCAAGTGAACTCTATTCCTTATTTGTTATTGCAGTGGATTCTGTGATTGAAGGCATCACTGGAATGGAGATTTATTTGGAAGAATTCAACCAAGACAGCAGTCTCCTCCGAATGGAAAACCGGATCGTAAATGAAAAAGGAAAATGTGAAACGTTCCCCTATATGCAACTCTATGGACAGGAACTGTGGCATTCTCCCGCGTTTTTGTTAGCGAATCGAGAAGGATTGCTTCAGCTTCGCGAAGCGATTGATGTCGCTCTGCAAAACGGTGAGTATCGACACGTGACAAGTTCTTCAGAAGGTGATGGATATGATCTCTTGATTAAAAGAATCGAAGAAGATGTCGAATGGTCTCGTGTGGAAACACCATATACGGGTCTTTCTAATAAAGAAGAAGGCACGATAAAACCTTCCGATCTATTTAGTCAGTATCGAACCATTCTTGAAGAAGAATAATTGTTTCTAACGCAGAGCATTCTTGCCCCGGGTGCTGCTGCGCTTTTTTGTTCAGTTCATTTTGCGCTCTTCCTCCTTTACTAACTACACATACTCAATCCTTCTCTTAATGATGTTACCCGCTTTTGCAAAAAAAATTCCTCAAAGGATCATAGGCTCGTATAAGAGAATGGTATATACTGTCATCATAGAACAAACTTAACCTTCATGGAGGGGGATAAAATGACAACAATCAATGCAACATTACTATCCATGGTTATTTTGCATAATGAAGAAACGGACGAGGTTCTTTTGTTAGATCGTCCTCCTGAAGCTGGGTTTCCAGGTTATATTGGACCTGGTGGTAAAATCGAGCTTACAGAAAGTTTTACTGAAGGCGCTGTGAGAGAGCTTTATGAAGAAACAGGTTTCATTGTTCATCCAAACGATCTTATTTTTAAAGGGATTGATGAATTTATCATTCCAGAAGAGAACTACCGCTATATTGTTTTCAATTATGTCGCCCATTCGTTCTCTGGCGCTCCTCATGAAAGTCCTCCTGAAGGGAAATTGCACTGGGTAAAGAAAAGCGCTGCTACCGAACTTCCAATGCAAAATTGGTTTCAGGAAAGATTTCCGAAGTTCTTTGAAGAGGGGACTTTTGAAGTTTCGATAGAATATGAGAAACATAGCGTAATACCAGTAAAGCTAACGAGAAGAACGCTTGGATAAGGAGGAGCACAATTGATTCAAAGAAATGATAAAGCACGAGAGTTCATTCAAAATAAAGTGATTGAATATAACGGAGAAAGGCTTTCTGAAAGTGTGAAATCTCCTCTTGAAAAAGTAGCCTATATAATAGAAGAGTGTGAAGTAATTGGCGGAATCTCTGGTACACTGTTCTGGCAACACCTTCATATCGACTTCTTATGGGTGGAAGAAAAAATGAGAGGATTTGGCCACGGTAGGAAACTACTTCAACAAATTGAGAGCCTAGCAGAAGAAAAGGGCTGCAGACTGATTTTACTTGATTCTTTTAGTTTTCAGGCACCAGGTTTTTATTTAAAAGCAGGATACGAAATTTGCGGGAAAGTTGAAAATCACCCTGAAGGACATACCCAGTACTTTTTACAAAAAAGACTTCGTTGAGTACAGACGAATTAAGAAGTGAACGCTTAGCGGTGCCTTTTCAAAAGGAGAAGGCAGCAATAGCTTACGAGAAAGAATCCTGCACCAATGCTGACAGGAAGCGTATAGGTTCTTGCAACTGAATGGATATGTATCCAATTTTCACCGAGTTGCAAGCCCATATAGATAAAAAGAACGGACCAGGGAATCATGGCTAAAATCGTATAAACCGAGAATCGCAGTAGTGACATTTTGGCAATACCTGCAGGAATCGAGATCGCATGGCGAACCACGGGAATAAATCGGGCTGCAAAAATGACGCCGACGCCATTCCGTTCAAACCAGGTTTCAGCGAGCGTAAGGTGTTTTTGAGAAATAAATAGAAACTTACCGTAGCGCTCTAAGAATGACCTCCCACCATAGCGCCCGATCCAGTACAAAAATAGTTGTGCGATTGTACCACCAATCGTTCCTGCTATAACGGCACCGATGAAGTGAATGGTTCCTTCAGAAACCATGTACCCACCATACGCAAGCACAAGCTCACTCGGAATAATTTCGATCATAAGTGCTAGCGCTATTCCAAGATAACCAAGCTGGAGTAGCCAGTCTAAACATTGATAAATAAACGCTGCCATAGCCAAAAACTCCTTTCACGGACAAACTGTTCACCTTAAGCTTATTTTTTATTATGAGAAGTTAGACCTGAAAACCAGTTACCGTCGTATAATAAAGGTTGGTTCCGAATAAATATAGAACCCGGAATGTAAGCACTCCGGGTAAAGTTCGTTCTTATGAAAGAATGACAATCGATTAGAGAGGTGAAAGGTAAGGATGTTAACATCCATGAAGAAATTTCTAGCGACATTAGATCAGCCAATGCAAGCGAAAACGGGGAAAGAAAAAGCTTTAACCGTCCTTTCCATTATTGGATTTATCTTATTATTATATCTTGTAGCTTTCTCTCCGTTTATGTTCAGACTATTCATCACATGTCTTAGCGTTGGCGTATCGTTATATGTGATTAAAAAAATTCATGATTTTGATCGAGTCCTAAAAGGTGAAAAAGCAGAACAGCCTGCTCCTTCATCTAACGAGGCTAATCAGCTTTCGTTTTCCCTTGAACAGCCAGAGGTGGAGGCAGAATCCATCGAGGAAGCAGAAAAGGAACGTGAGCTTGAACAGATCAATAGTGATAAAACGATGCTTTTTGAAGAACTTTTGTCAAAAGCAG
This genomic interval carries:
- the abc-f gene encoding ribosomal protection-like ABC-F family protein; amino-acid sequence: MNVMSIKGLKKTFNENRLFQHVNIDIHQGERIGIVGPNGAGKTTLARMIVKEIDPDEGTISCKGKIGYLKQSIDQEGMIENHRVDGDSFDFKREKELGIRSLNVEAENLSGGEKLKLALTKVWSTNPDLLILDEPTNHLDEKGVNWLIRELHSFQGAVLVISHDRYFLDQTINRILEVEAGKINEYQGNYSAYRIEKQNRYEEQLHHYSVQQKEVKRIEEQLAGLTNWSDKAHRGSTKQDGYKEYYRMKAKKMDRQVKSKQKRLEKELQKNKLEQPDQEKAIRFQFQENNSRGKRLLEAMNAGKCYEERWLFRRSSFYMKYGERIGIVGENGCGKTTLLRTLLGLEHPSEGEVWKSPSLKIGYLSQDVHDLPEDKTPLDVLNVVTKEEIFQTKSILASMGMERVNATINQLSLGERTKLKLTRMLMNKYDLLILDEPTNHLDLPSREQLESTLQSFTGSLLIVSHDVYFLEKMCDRLFVFEDQRVKRVEMNLSDFRSRTKEKSSFVSSKKDEEQKMLLDNEISALISEISLLLPGDEKLAELDSRLKMLVEKKRLL
- a CDS encoding MOSC domain-containing protein, producing MTIQIGTLSEIMRHPVKSMTGEAVTETMVMNYGLYGDRSHVILDEKQSFLTITQFPSLVRYQASFSAHESLDGYPEPVIVTPEGETFKWSDSTWLTELEAKTSKQLTKKVYHPKHVPIGPIEEEHLLILTDASLQALEESWGKQTDQRRFRPNLKLNLFEKTPFVEQAWEGKYLRIGEEVLIQFVKPCERCMIITVDPKTGEKQPELLKKIAQEHENFFGMYARVIQAGNISTNDKLLLLDKTEKR
- a CDS encoding M3 family oligoendopeptidase — protein: MSTFYVEKYDFTNPSKLDEEFKSLLDQPLHSADELEKWVLRLSELMDGIAEGLAGHYIDFQCHSNSEEAKKAIEHDQEYIEPMVKRYEGEFDKKFQSSPHRLELNQNYYKQFLLRKENAMALFNEENIDLEVEEDRIVNRYFEHTGSLSFNWNGEEKTLSEMFLMMQDADRSIRKSAMEEIFQTLLTKKEDLQGIMDELIQLRQKKAENVNLDNYRDYMFKKYERFDYTPEDCKALAEAVRKHVVPLKEKLQKKHQQELSIETYKPWDTRAVPKDKLPLRPFNKIDELIKGTSTIFDQLSPRFSYLLNEMNEKGALDLESRKGKAQGGFCEYLPVSELSFIFMNSTKSQDDFITLLHEMGHCIHNDFKRNQMLSAYQDTPMESAELASMTMELLTMDYWNLMYTDEKELLRAKKDQLEGLILFLPNGIVVDQFQHWMYENPNHTSKERSEKYMELSRTYDSSYVDWTGQEEWIQNNWQLILHIFEVPFYYIEYVIAQLGAIQMYRQYRENPEQTLENYNRALSLGSSVSLTEVYAAAGIHFDFSETMIKGLMDFISIELDSLTE
- a CDS encoding NUDIX domain-containing protein, producing the protein MTTINATLLSMVILHNEETDEVLLLDRPPEAGFPGYIGPGGKIELTESFTEGAVRELYEETGFIVHPNDLIFKGIDEFIIPEENYRYIVFNYVAHSFSGAPHESPPEGKLHWVKKSAATELPMQNWFQERFPKFFEEGTFEVSIEYEKHSVIPVKLTRRTLG
- a CDS encoding GNAT family N-acetyltransferase, with amino-acid sequence MIQRNDKAREFIQNKVIEYNGERLSESVKSPLEKVAYIIEECEVIGGISGTLFWQHLHIDFLWVEEKMRGFGHGRKLLQQIESLAEEKGCRLILLDSFSFQAPGFYLKAGYEICGKVENHPEGHTQYFLQKRLR
- a CDS encoding DedA family protein, which translates into the protein MAAFIYQCLDWLLQLGYLGIALALMIEIIPSELVLAYGGYMVSEGTIHFIGAVIAGTIGGTIAQLFLYWIGRYGGRSFLERYGKFLFISQKHLTLAETWFERNGVGVIFAARFIPVVRHAISIPAGIAKMSLLRFSVYTILAMIPWSVLFIYMGLQLGENWIHIHSVARTYTLPVSIGAGFFLVSYCCLLLLKRHR